The following coding sequences are from one Veillonella rodentium window:
- a CDS encoding MarR family transcriptional regulator, producing MKSKQGGFLVHKIKYLNTRLFNRLLQADTRALFNGEQGKILSVLWDEGERTASDIADITGLANSTLSIMLKRMEQQGLIIGYDDCNDKRKRIYGVSALGREQQVVGNEISDALSDIFYDGFSDVEIKEFESYLERILDNLKSEYYK from the coding sequence ATGAAGTCGAAGCAAGGCGGTTTTTTAGTTCATAAAATCAAATATTTGAATACTCGATTATTCAATCGGTTGTTACAAGCTGATACAAGAGCTTTATTTAATGGTGAACAAGGAAAGATTCTGTCGGTTTTATGGGATGAAGGGGAACGTACGGCATCTGATATTGCGGATATTACAGGCTTGGCGAACAGCACGTTGTCAATTATGCTGAAACGTATGGAACAGCAGGGTTTAATTATCGGTTATGATGATTGTAATGATAAAAGGAAGCGTATTTATGGCGTATCTGCTCTTGGACGAGAACAACAGGTTGTAGGCAATGAGATCAGTGATGCTTTGAGTGATATTTTTTATGATGGATTCAGCGATGTTGAAATTAAAGAGTTTGAGTCGTATTTGGAGCGTATTTTGGACAATCTGAAATCTGAATATTATAAATGA
- the rpsI gene encoding 30S ribosomal protein S9, which produces MAVAQYYGTGRRKSSVARVRLVPGTGKITVNKRELNDYFGRQTLELIVKQPLNLTNTVEQYDVIATVAGGGPSGQAGAIRHGISRALLDVDGELRQSLKKAGFLTRDPRMKERKKYGLKKARKASQFSKR; this is translated from the coding sequence ATGGCAGTAGCACAATATTACGGCACTGGTCGTAGAAAATCTTCCGTTGCTAGAGTTCGTCTGGTACCGGGCACAGGTAAAATCACTGTTAACAAACGTGAACTTAATGATTATTTCGGTCGCCAAACTTTGGAATTGATCGTAAAACAACCTTTGAATTTGACTAACACAGTTGAACAATACGATGTTATCGCAACTGTAGCTGGTGGCGGTCCTTCCGGTCAAGCCGGTGCAATTCGTCACGGTATCTCCCGTGCGTTATTGGACGTAGATGGCGAACTTCGTCAATCTTTGAAAAAAGCTGGCTTCTTGACTCGTGACCCACGTATGAAAGAACGTAAAAAATACGGTCTTAAAAAAGCCCGCAAAGCAAGCCAATTCTCCAAACGTTAA
- the rplM gene encoding 50S ribosomal protein L13, whose product MKTTFMANPNTIERKWYVVDAEGKTLGRLAAEVAKVLRGKNKPTFTPHVDTGDHVIVVNAEKIRVTGKKLEQKEYFRHSGYPGGARFTKLSMMLEKQPERVVEMAVRGMLPKNKLGAQQYRKLNVYAGPEHPHAAQKPEVLEISVR is encoded by the coding sequence ATGAAAACTACATTTATGGCCAATCCGAACACAATCGAACGGAAATGGTATGTTGTTGACGCTGAAGGTAAAACTTTAGGACGCCTTGCTGCCGAAGTTGCAAAAGTTCTTCGGGGCAAAAATAAACCGACTTTCACACCACACGTAGACACTGGTGACCATGTGATTGTTGTAAACGCTGAAAAAATTCGCGTAACCGGTAAAAAATTAGAGCAGAAGGAATATTTCCGTCATTCCGGTTATCCAGGTGGTGCTCGTTTTACTAAATTGAGCATGATGCTTGAAAAACAACCTGAACGTGTTGTTGAGATGGCAGTTCGTGGTATGCTTCCAAAAAATAAATTGGGTGCACAACAATACCGTAAATTAAATGTATACGCTGGTCCTGAGCATCCACATGCAGCTCAAAAACCAGAAGTGTTAGAAATTTCCGTACGATAA
- a CDS encoding WapI family immunity protein, giving the protein MDVIRVELEENYIADVESREECIAFSVYIKSGDFSGRGTFVYTVNQFRQLISQLKLIYITLDGEVRIAYDDSDDYVHIICKSYGHIKVDAQLGGSWRDNWVKFVLNTDQTVLNDVIQQCNSILKK; this is encoded by the coding sequence ATGGATGTTATACGTGTTGAGTTAGAAGAAAACTATATTGCTGATGTTGAGTCTCGAGAGGAGTGTATTGCCTTTAGTGTGTATATTAAAAGTGGTGATTTTTCCGGACGAGGCACATTTGTTTATACTGTAAATCAATTTAGACAATTAATCAGTCAACTCAAATTAATATATATTACATTAGATGGAGAGGTTCGTATTGCTTATGATGATTCGGATGATTATGTCCATATTATATGCAAATCATATGGACATATAAAAGTAGACGCTCAATTGGGAGGCAGTTGGCGTGATAATTGGGTTAAATTTGTTCTTAATACTGATCAGACCGTATTGAATGACGTAATACAGCAATGTAATTCTATACTAAAAAAATAA
- a CDS encoding MFS transporter yields MNLENKNSFLLNSALFFSTMGSTATTLGFITYIFNTTHSPFNTGAVTIATLLVGMLLGPFLGILVKEKGLMWSMVVPEIVSGFILLFFVFIDNLYLVYIIAFLIGFNNKILGIARLSFIPNITNDLVKFNALLRSINRFALISGSLLFSVIINYSLTMVFVIDAITYIISAYLLYRLNRNVRIQSHSTISQKTIRQSIYDRIQLLIKGYKLLFLNKKINFIVYLGILARIFYMCIPILLLIFIKDILHLTDSQYGYTQTISRLASFIVFGILAKYFTINLATSFKKILFA; encoded by the coding sequence ATGAATCTAGAAAATAAAAACTCATTTCTCTTAAATAGTGCTCTATTTTTTTCAACAATGGGAAGCACAGCAACAACACTAGGCTTTATAACATATATATTTAATACCACCCACAGTCCCTTTAATACAGGGGCAGTTACGATAGCAACATTATTAGTTGGAATGTTATTAGGCCCATTTTTAGGGATACTTGTAAAAGAAAAGGGCTTAATGTGGTCTATGGTAGTTCCTGAAATAGTTTCGGGTTTTATATTATTATTTTTTGTTTTCATAGATAATCTTTATCTAGTATATATCATAGCTTTTCTTATAGGTTTTAATAATAAAATTTTAGGAATCGCTAGACTTTCTTTTATACCTAATATAACAAATGATCTAGTCAAATTTAATGCACTGCTCCGGTCTATTAATCGTTTTGCATTGATAAGTGGTTCCTTATTATTTAGTGTTATAATTAATTACTCTTTAACGATGGTGTTTGTTATTGATGCAATTACTTATATTATTTCAGCCTACCTACTTTATCGATTAAATAGAAATGTGAGAATACAATCACACTCAACTATCTCCCAAAAAACTATTAGACAAAGCATCTATGACCGTATTCAACTTTTAATAAAAGGATATAAATTATTATTCCTAAATAAAAAAATTAATTTTATAGTTTATTTGGGTATATTAGCTAGAATATTTTATATGTGTATTCCAATTCTACTATTAATATTTATTAAAGATATCTTACATTTAACTGATAGTCAGTATGGATATACGCAAACAATCTCTAGATTGGCATCATTCATTGTTTTTGGAATTCTTGCTAAATATTTCACCATTAACTTAGCAACGAGTTTTAAAAAGATTTTGTTTGCTTAA
- a CDS encoding IS30 family transposase, translated as MDYNNHNTTLRTNKHLNFEERFYLEKRIVLGDSITAISRALGRSRTTIYTELKRGTVIQIRQGKSQLVYLADSGQATYERQRMGSFNTMRVGAIESFINWIESKVLNDHWSFDAAVGYAKHKGLFVRNEMVCAKTLYNYLHKGVLGIKAIDLPLVVRRSQRKSTSRKHKRELGKSIELRDPNIETREEFGHWELDTVRGIKDKTDHVLISLLERKSRLYVALRCPSARATDVKETLHAWLNTFKDVNLACLCKTITADNGLEFSEISDLENETLSIYFARPYSAWERGSNERHNGLLRRCIPKGMPIKAVSEETIQRTLQWCNNLPRKLLNYRTPLDVFLEEVNKIVDLDTVQFHIAI; from the coding sequence ATGGACTACAATAATCATAACACGACATTACGCACAAACAAACACTTAAACTTCGAAGAACGATTTTATTTAGAAAAGAGAATCGTTCTAGGAGACAGTATTACTGCAATTTCACGTGCACTGGGCCGTTCCAGAACAACTATTTATACAGAATTAAAACGCGGTACTGTAATTCAAATTCGACAAGGTAAATCTCAACTTGTATATTTAGCTGATTCTGGACAGGCAACCTATGAAAGACAACGTATGGGCTCCTTTAATACCATGAGAGTTGGTGCTATAGAATCTTTTATAAATTGGATTGAAAGCAAAGTTCTAAATGATCATTGGTCCTTTGATGCTGCTGTTGGATATGCTAAACATAAGGGTTTGTTTGTGCGTAATGAAATGGTTTGTGCTAAAACTTTATATAATTATCTTCACAAAGGTGTATTGGGAATAAAAGCAATTGATTTACCATTGGTAGTACGGCGTTCCCAACGAAAATCTACTTCTAGAAAACATAAGCGAGAACTTGGTAAATCCATAGAGCTTCGTGATCCTAATATTGAAACGCGCGAGGAATTCGGACATTGGGAATTAGATACCGTCCGTGGAATAAAAGATAAGACAGACCATGTTTTAATCTCTTTACTTGAGCGTAAAAGCAGATTGTATGTGGCTTTACGATGTCCATCAGCACGGGCTACTGATGTAAAAGAAACACTGCATGCATGGTTAAATACGTTTAAAGATGTTAATCTAGCCTGCTTATGTAAAACAATAACTGCAGATAACGGTTTAGAGTTTTCAGAGATATCTGATTTAGAAAATGAAACTTTGTCTATTTATTTTGCTCGACCTTATTCTGCTTGGGAACGTGGATCGAACGAAAGGCATAATGGTTTACTTCGTAGATGTATACCGAAAGGAATGCCAATAAAAGCCGTTTCAGAGGAAACAATTCAACGAACACTTCAATGGTGTAATAATTTGCCACGCAAGCTTCTAAATTATAGAACCCCTTTGGATGTCTTTCTTGAAGAAGTTAATAAAATTGTAGATTTGGATACTGTTCAATTTCATATTGCAATTTAA
- the rpsD gene encoding 30S ribosomal protein S4 translates to MATRREARFKLCRRFGVNVFGHAKALNRVKKDQRQKKMSEYGTQLLEKQKVKAYYNLLERQFVRYYDKAKKMQGVTGQNMLILLEQRLDNLVYRIGFGNSIRQARQMVNHGHILVNGRRVDIPSFSCKPGDVIELREASRDNEMFKTNFQELRSFELPYIEKDLDGFKATFTRLPQREELPIEVNETLIVELYSK, encoded by the coding sequence ATGGCAACGAGAAGAGAGGCTCGATTCAAACTTTGTCGTCGCTTTGGTGTGAACGTATTCGGTCACGCAAAAGCCTTGAATCGCGTCAAGAAAGACCAACGTCAGAAGAAAATGTCTGAGTATGGCACACAATTATTAGAAAAACAGAAAGTTAAAGCTTACTACAACTTGCTAGAACGCCAGTTCGTACGCTATTATGATAAAGCGAAAAAAATGCAAGGTGTTACAGGTCAAAATATGTTGATCCTTTTGGAACAACGCCTTGATAACCTTGTATATCGCATCGGTTTCGGTAACTCCATTCGTCAAGCTCGTCAAATGGTAAACCATGGTCACATCCTGGTAAACGGTCGTCGCGTAGACATTCCTTCCTTTTCCTGCAAACCAGGCGATGTAATCGAATTACGCGAAGCATCTCGTGACAACGAAATGTTCAAAACTAACTTCCAAGAACTTCGTTCTTTCGAACTTCCTTACATTGAAAAAGATTTGGACGGCTTCAAAGCTACTTTCACTCGTCTTCCTCAACGTGAAGAACTTCCTATCGAAGTTAACGAAACACTTATCGTCGAATTGTACTCCAAATAA
- a CDS encoding LysR family transcriptional regulator, with protein sequence MKELPTMQELQSFITYNKTGSFTLAAQSMNITQSAFSAQMKKLERLIGVKLISRSTRGSRLTPEGELFLPEAEQVLDTLERAIQSIRLASKVERPILNIGVLRSLGDIRLNGYVSHFFRNHPEFSVSIYDMEEEELMLDLRENRIDIALLYLPNNKDMSLYESTALREDEFVYYAPNLIEGMKTASLKSIQQQPLLMYPPKYFMYRTLKNYVGNGQQNIHIRGSRLSNPYTMIDYCQKNNSGCIVARQILDSLNISDGYVPLEKPFKLQVCFAFKKNNSKTETMNTFMDYVQRESPAQI encoded by the coding sequence ATGAAAGAATTACCTACAATGCAAGAGCTGCAAAGTTTTATTACCTATAATAAAACAGGTAGCTTTACATTAGCTGCACAATCTATGAATATTACACAGTCTGCTTTCAGCGCTCAAATGAAAAAATTGGAGCGCTTAATAGGCGTGAAATTAATATCCCGCTCGACACGAGGCAGTCGTTTGACACCGGAAGGCGAATTGTTCCTGCCTGAAGCGGAGCAAGTACTGGATACATTGGAACGGGCGATTCAATCCATCCGGCTAGCGAGCAAGGTGGAACGACCTATCCTGAATATCGGCGTACTACGCAGCTTGGGCGATATCCGCCTGAACGGCTATGTATCACATTTTTTCCGCAATCATCCGGAATTCTCCGTCAGCATCTATGATATGGAAGAAGAAGAACTGATGCTCGACTTGCGCGAGAACCGCATCGACATCGCCCTTCTCTATTTACCGAACAATAAGGATATGTCCCTGTATGAATCAACGGCGCTTCGTGAGGATGAGTTCGTCTATTATGCACCGAATCTGATTGAAGGTATGAAAACCGCCAGTCTCAAATCGATTCAGCAGCAGCCGTTGCTCATGTATCCGCCTAAATACTTTATGTATCGTACATTAAAAAACTATGTCGGCAACGGACAGCAGAATATCCATATCCGCGGCAGCCGGTTATCCAATCCGTACACGATGATCGACTACTGTCAGAAGAATAACTCCGGTTGTATCGTGGCTCGACAAATCCTGGATTCCTTAAACATTTCGGACGGTTATGTTCCGTTGGAAAAACCGTTTAAATTACAAGTATGCTTTGCATTTAAGAAAAATAACTCCAAAACGGAAACCATGAATACATTCATGGATTATGTACAACGTGAATCCCCTGCACAAATATGA
- a CDS encoding YnfA family protein, with protein sequence MLLSILFFILAGLAEIGGGYLVWLYMRDDKGPLYLLAGALILILYGIIPTFQPEANFGKVYAAYGGVFIALSILWGWLIDGLRPDMHDILGGLVCLVGVYIIMYAPR encoded by the coding sequence ATGCTCTTATCAATTCTATTCTTTATACTCGCAGGCCTCGCCGAAATCGGCGGCGGCTATCTCGTGTGGCTTTACATGCGCGATGACAAAGGTCCTTTATATCTTCTGGCCGGTGCGCTCATACTCATACTATACGGCATCATCCCCACCTTTCAGCCGGAGGCGAATTTCGGAAAGGTCTACGCCGCATACGGCGGTGTATTCATCGCCCTCTCCATCCTATGGGGGTGGCTCATAGACGGATTACGTCCCGATATGCATGATATTCTGGGCGGACTTGTCTGCCTCGTCGGCGTTTATATCATCATGTATGCACCAAGGTAA
- a CDS encoding sugar O-acetyltransferase, protein MNTFNEEKLESALGNASTWLEILKINKSISIPENSYLFERIHQLLESAMVENSSLNQIPPLQSNIREQLSKLWDANIDPSVFVHTPFHTDFGKHTVVGKHVFINKDVFFTDLGGIQIDDHVLIGPRCSLITVNHSIDPNKRRGLELKPIHIKENAWLGANVTILPGVTVGKNSIVGANSTVTKDIPDNAVVVGTPAKIIKFI, encoded by the coding sequence ATGAATACATTTAATGAAGAAAAACTAGAGTCTGCCCTAGGGAATGCCTCTACATGGTTAGAAATACTTAAAATAAACAAGTCTATTTCAATTCCAGAAAACTCATATTTGTTTGAAAGAATCCATCAGCTATTAGAATCTGCTATGGTAGAAAATAGTTCTCTGAATCAAATACCGCCATTGCAATCAAATATACGTGAGCAATTATCAAAGTTATGGGATGCTAATATTGATCCGTCAGTATTTGTACATACTCCATTTCATACGGACTTCGGAAAACATACTGTGGTGGGAAAGCATGTTTTTATTAACAAAGATGTATTCTTTACCGATTTAGGTGGCATTCAGATTGATGATCATGTTTTAATAGGTCCTAGGTGTTCATTAATAACTGTTAATCATAGTATAGATCCTAATAAACGAAGAGGTTTAGAACTAAAACCTATTCATATTAAAGAAAATGCTTGGCTCGGGGCCAATGTCACTATATTACCCGGTGTAACTGTTGGTAAAAATTCTATAGTAGGTGCCAATAGTACGGTAACAAAAGATATACCTGATAACGCTGTAGTTGTAGGAACACCAGCTAAGATTATAAAATTCATATAA
- a CDS encoding LysR family transcriptional regulator produces the protein MELRVLEYFVITATEKNMTKAAQRLHITQPTLSIQLRELENEVDTILFERTNRGIVLTQDGEYFFDKAKQILTLVSNTVSNLQTTDNITGILALGGAETIQNQFLFDIVHSIQKKHPRIQLSYTSANADHTMHNLDTGLIEFAVTMGNVDTRKYNTISLPYTDYWVLITRNDSPLANLPHITNTDLYEEPLIISGQTNADLFIASWVGKPLEEIHIAGYYNLVYNASVMARAGIGSVLTVEGLINTEGTNLVTIPLSPKLDIGCHLLWKKNTALSPIGKLFLTQLQQHIEQYTENR, from the coding sequence ATGGAATTACGTGTACTTGAATACTTTGTTATAACGGCTACAGAAAAAAACATGACTAAAGCGGCTCAACGTCTACACATTACGCAACCAACCCTCTCCATTCAATTACGAGAATTGGAGAATGAGGTTGATACTATACTATTTGAACGTACGAATCGTGGTATAGTGCTTACACAAGATGGAGAATATTTCTTTGATAAAGCAAAACAAATATTAACTTTAGTATCTAATACGGTATCAAATTTACAGACTACAGATAATATAACCGGAATATTAGCATTAGGTGGTGCAGAAACAATACAAAATCAATTCTTATTTGATATAGTTCACTCGATTCAAAAAAAACATCCACGCATCCAGTTATCTTACACGAGTGCTAATGCTGATCATACTATGCATAACCTTGATACAGGATTAATCGAATTTGCCGTCACTATGGGTAATGTTGATACAAGAAAATATAATACTATATCTTTACCCTATACAGATTACTGGGTACTGATTACGAGAAATGATTCTCCCCTTGCAAACCTTCCCCATATAACTAACACAGACTTGTATGAGGAGCCATTAATTATATCAGGTCAAACGAATGCAGATTTATTTATCGCTTCATGGGTTGGAAAACCATTGGAGGAAATACATATTGCAGGTTATTATAATCTCGTTTATAACGCATCTGTTATGGCAAGAGCTGGCATCGGCTCAGTACTTACTGTCGAGGGCCTCATAAATACAGAGGGAACAAATCTTGTTACTATTCCATTATCACCAAAACTCGACATTGGCTGTCACCTATTATGGAAGAAGAATACCGCCCTTTCACCTATAGGAAAACTCTTCTTAACACAATTACAACAGCACATAGAACAATATACTGAAAATCGCTAA
- a CDS encoding alpha/beta hydrolase: MKKLTKIAILTSALALGGFSMGITNSFAATTIDNLQEAAHLQNATVSDSIKEDTRVFAVDKNIKAVDVRFPNRFGIEVVGHMYLPKDFDASKKYDAIVISGPFGAVKEQSSGLHAQELAKQGFVTVAFDPSFTGESGGAVRDMASPEIYTEDFSAAVDFVGTLDFVNRDRIGALGICGLSGPAVTAAINDVRIKAVATTAMYDMAESIRDHYNGAYYTPEQREAVKREMAKERWEGVDSGKQIRSLHEMPVDAQGYVDKGTRILPETLPADADPVTTVFYNYYRDRAYHPRSINSNTMWDNRAKYGFFNFELMEHIDELGNRPILIITGDKAHSRYFSENAYKKAGPNKELVVVPGANHVDLYDNLKLIPIQKMADFFRTNLDK, from the coding sequence ATGAAGAAACTTACTAAAATTGCAATTTTAACATCTGCTTTAGCATTGGGGGGATTTTCTATGGGAATAACAAATTCATTTGCAGCAACAACTATCGATAATCTACAAGAAGCTGCTCATTTACAAAATGCGACGGTCAGTGATTCTATTAAGGAAGATACACGTGTATTCGCTGTTGATAAGAATATTAAAGCTGTCGATGTGAGATTCCCAAATCGTTTTGGTATCGAAGTAGTCGGTCATATGTATTTACCAAAAGATTTTGATGCATCTAAAAAATATGATGCCATCGTAATTAGCGGACCATTTGGTGCGGTTAAGGAGCAGTCCTCCGGTTTACATGCACAAGAACTGGCAAAACAGGGATTTGTAACAGTTGCATTCGATCCGTCTTTTACAGGTGAAAGTGGCGGTGCTGTACGTGATATGGCATCTCCGGAAATCTATACGGAGGACTTTAGTGCGGCTGTTGATTTTGTAGGAACTCTTGATTTTGTAAATCGTGACCGTATCGGAGCATTGGGTATCTGCGGTTTATCCGGCCCGGCCGTGACAGCTGCTATCAATGATGTGCGTATCAAGGCCGTTGCTACAACTGCTATGTATGATATGGCTGAAAGTATTCGTGATCATTATAATGGCGCTTATTATACGCCAGAACAACGCGAAGCAGTTAAGCGGGAAATGGCGAAAGAACGCTGGGAAGGTGTTGATAGCGGTAAACAAATTCGCTCTTTACATGAGATGCCGGTGGATGCACAAGGTTATGTAGATAAAGGGACTCGTATATTACCGGAAACATTACCTGCAGATGCGGATCCTGTAACTACAGTGTTTTATAATTATTATCGTGATCGGGCATATCACCCACGTTCTATTAATTCCAATACAATGTGGGACAATCGAGCTAAATACGGTTTCTTTAATTTTGAATTGATGGAACATATAGACGAACTGGGTAATCGTCCTATTTTGATTATAACAGGCGATAAAGCTCACTCCCGATACTTCTCTGAAAATGCTTACAAAAAAGCAGGCCCTAATAAAGAGTTAGTAGTTGTTCCAGGGGCAAACCATGTAGATTTATATGACAACTTAAAGCTCATTCCTATTCAAAAAATGGCGGATTTCTTCCGTACTAATTTAGATAAATAA
- a CDS encoding nicotinate-nucleotide--dimethylbenzimidazole phosphoribosyltransferase gives MRTFTIEPLHAPSMEACRLRIDNLTKPIYSLATLETIAERFAGILGNPKPNHLRHGVLVVAADHLVDGPQNSQHGSESYAAIKHFNEGTTATQGAAFKLNADVHVVNVGLEQDTSRLEHIDTKVVRKGSHFFGVEPVISREELDRAIDLGFTYADKLHDDGLQVVAIGNIGERAFLDALVTTATITGCAYDDILVHTECGPTVEQRAAQIHSFVDRFNIAVDDWSALSESERRDAVLHLLHVAGGLDIAFLTGFILGAAGHRMAVVFDNAVTGAAVLAAVTIDPLVMDYVFPSAAYDEPIHKEQCRFLEVKPCLYYNLQIDEALGSTMGLSVIDASMHMLNDMKTFVEAEVQAAEDGVGKGRQKNKE, from the coding sequence ATGAGAACTTTCACAATAGAACCGTTGCATGCACCGTCCATGGAGGCATGCCGTTTACGTATTGATAATCTGACAAAACCTATTTATAGCCTCGCTACGTTAGAAACTATAGCGGAACGCTTTGCAGGGATTCTTGGAAATCCGAAACCGAATCATTTGCGCCATGGTGTGCTTGTTGTGGCGGCGGATCACTTGGTAGATGGCCCGCAAAATAGTCAACACGGTAGTGAAAGTTACGCTGCCATAAAACATTTTAATGAAGGAACGACGGCAACACAGGGGGCGGCTTTTAAATTAAATGCCGATGTACATGTTGTCAATGTCGGACTTGAGCAGGATACATCCCGTTTGGAGCATATTGATACAAAAGTAGTCCGTAAGGGTTCCCATTTCTTTGGAGTGGAGCCTGTCATTTCCCGAGAGGAATTAGACCGTGCTATTGACCTCGGCTTTACGTATGCTGATAAACTACACGATGATGGATTACAGGTCGTAGCTATCGGTAATATAGGGGAACGAGCGTTTCTGGACGCTTTAGTAACGACTGCCACCATTACGGGTTGTGCGTATGATGATATTCTCGTTCATACAGAGTGCGGTCCTACGGTAGAGCAACGAGCTGCTCAGATTCATTCCTTTGTGGATCGTTTTAACATTGCTGTGGATGACTGGTCTGCTTTGAGTGAAAGCGAGCGCCGTGATGCGGTATTGCATTTGCTTCACGTAGCAGGGGGATTAGATATTGCATTCCTGACGGGTTTTATCTTAGGTGCTGCCGGTCATCGTATGGCTGTAGTTTTTGATAATGCCGTAACCGGTGCCGCTGTTTTGGCTGCCGTTACCATTGACCCGTTAGTTATGGATTATGTATTCCCATCTGCCGCCTATGATGAACCGATTCATAAGGAGCAATGTCGATTCCTTGAGGTAAAACCGTGTTTATACTATAATTTGCAAATAGATGAAGCTTTAGGTTCAACGATGGGACTATCTGTTATTGATGCGTCCATGCATATGCTTAATGATATGAAAACCTTCGTTGAAGCGGAGGTACAAGCAGCTGAAGATGGGGTCGGTAAAGGTAGACAAAAGAATAAAGAATAG
- a CDS encoding nicotinate-nucleotide--dimethylbenzimidazole phosphoribosyltransferase — MGLLQETCSAIKKRSAEIEQHIIDRWNAASPVEQYGRLVDIVAQYGAATNQDSVTVPKPCMIIASADHGVADMGVSAYPKKTTVGMTQNYLIPKGAGANSLANYCGAQMEVIDMGIDADMSWVPGLRSHKLGMGTKNFVEEPAMTREQAIEGIETGIRLVEEKIRDGYNVFLVGEMGISNTTASALMTAKFAGLTAEEATGRGTNISDERLKLKQRIVHDVLEKYKDIPKNDAIGILSSVGGFEFACIVGVILGAAANHALVIIDGFNTSACALVAKHLAPYAMDYVMASHLSAEKAAKSSLENLGLTAYVDLGLCLGEASGGSIQMGMLDLAVHMYAAVTGGRA; from the coding sequence ATGGGTTTGTTACAAGAAACCTGCAGTGCGATTAAGAAACGCAGCGCAGAGATTGAGCAACATATTATAGATCGATGGAATGCGGCATCGCCGGTCGAACAATACGGACGCCTGGTGGATATAGTGGCTCAGTATGGGGCCGCCACGAATCAAGACTCCGTTACGGTGCCGAAGCCGTGTATGATTATCGCTTCGGCGGATCATGGCGTGGCCGACATGGGTGTCAGCGCATATCCAAAGAAAACCACTGTCGGCATGACGCAAAATTACCTGATTCCTAAAGGGGCGGGGGCTAATTCCCTGGCGAATTACTGCGGTGCTCAAATGGAAGTTATCGATATGGGGATCGATGCGGATATGAGTTGGGTGCCGGGGCTTCGCAGTCATAAGCTCGGTATGGGGACGAAGAATTTTGTGGAAGAGCCGGCCATGACACGTGAGCAAGCTATTGAAGGTATTGAAACGGGAATCCGCCTCGTGGAGGAAAAAATCAGAGATGGTTATAATGTGTTTCTTGTTGGTGAAATGGGCATATCAAATACTACGGCCAGTGCGCTTATGACGGCTAAGTTTGCAGGACTTACAGCGGAAGAGGCGACAGGTCGAGGAACGAATATTTCCGATGAGCGCCTTAAATTAAAGCAACGCATTGTTCATGACGTACTGGAAAAATATAAGGATATTCCGAAAAATGATGCCATCGGAATTTTATCCTCTGTAGGCGGCTTTGAATTTGCCTGCATCGTAGGCGTTATTTTAGGGGCTGCGGCGAATCATGCACTAGTTATTATCGACGGTTTCAATACATCCGCCTGTGCATTGGTGGCGAAGCATTTGGCGCCTTATGCGATGGACTATGTGATGGCATCTCATTTGTCCGCTGAAAAAGCGGCTAAATCATCTTTGGAAAATCTGGGCCTTACGGCATATGTCGATTTGGGCTTATGTCTCGGAGAGGCGTCGGGCGGCTCTATTCAAATGGGTATGTTGGACCTTGCCGTTCATATGTATGCAGCTGTTACAGGAGGTAGGGCATGA